A window of Rosa rugosa chromosome 7, drRosRugo1.1, whole genome shotgun sequence genomic DNA:
GGTCAAGGTGCAGCAGGTTGTGTGCCAACCTAAGATTTTTTGTGTTATATTTTTTATACTCTTTTTTTCCTGCACTATTGCCATTTTTCCTACATATCCTGTTTTAGGAGGTGAAGAGAAGGACACACTTTATTCATCAATCTGATTCATTATTTTTTACAGGAGATAACTCCATCTTCTAAATGGGAGGACTGTAAATCACTTCATGAAGTTAGTTCAGAGTACAGGTACCATTTTTTAATAACCTGAACCTCGATTCCTTTTTAGTCCAAATAGTTGTTATTGCTATCAAGGGTTTAGGGAAAATGAAGGAAGTTTTAAAGGAACTAGGATTACAAATATAAAGTGAGGTGTAAGTATCTCAATTGAATTGAATATGTTTGCTATAGCTCTCTCAGAGTTATCCTAGTTGCTATAGCAAACATATTCAATTCAATTGAGATATTTACACCTCACTTTATATTTTTAATCCTTGTTCTTTTCTAACTGTCTATTGCATGATTATGTTACAACTCTTGTTCAGTGCTATTGGTGAAGAGAGCTCTTGCAAGGAGATAATCGATAAACACATATCATTTGCACAGCCTTCTGGAATTTTATTATCTCCTGGTATTATAACACTTCGACACATTTCAAAACTTTCTATCATCATTTAAGAATATCATTTTTCAAAGGTCCATGTCCCTCTTCTAATTCAAACCACACAAGCTTGTTGACTCCAATTTAGTTACTGTTTTCTAATGAATTTTACCATCTTACTTTCAATTTGGCTATTGTACTTTGACGTTTTCAGCTTTTGTCAGTTGTCATGTATAAATTTTAAATGCAGGAAGCTCGCAGTAAGTTTAGTGTTGAAACTGAGCCTGAAACTGCAGTTCTTGTTAATATGTACCCCCTATTTACTTCAACACATTAGTCCCTTGATCTTGTTCTTCCATTTCGATCTGTGGCtgaaaatcaattaaggagAAAAATATTAAATCTCGCTGCTTAAAAATAATCTATGTGCTTTAATGTTAATGTTATAATACTACATCATAGATTTGGTTCAACTTTGCTTGTGAGCTTGAAACAAAAGTCATCTTCTATTTTTGCTTCTGGCCATCAATATCCAAATGCTAAAGAGTGTATTTAAGGATGGTAGATAATGGCTTACCTCACATGGTAACTCTTTATTTGTTTGAAGACATGAATTTGTTAAcaatttatttatcttttcttGATTGTTTCATGCAGCCTGCATATAACAAGGATGATTTCTTTGACACAATTTAATGTAGTTCTCTTAACCGTGGAGCAAGAAATGGACATAGGTTTTCTGAGAGAATGAGGACAGATAGTGAGGTTTGCCAATTTATATGAATTTTTATTTATGATTACCAAGTGACAAGTCATAGCTGGGGGATGTGCTTatctaattaaatttttttttttggcagacaTTTGGCAATTTCCAGCAGAGATCTAATCTTGGTTATGGCGGCTATGGTCCTGGCCATAATAGCAACTTAACCACATTGAGGCTACCCTACCATTAAAGCTACATGCCTTGCAGTAAACATGATATGATGGCAAGTTCTTTTGCCCtccctcttcttccttttacAATCTCTTTTTAGAAAGTTATTCTCTGTGCTATAAGGGTTCAGTTTATGTATTGGAAGCAGCTCTAGTGAGACAGTTGAATTTCAAACCATCTTTTAAGTCACTGGAGTTGTAAACGTAAATAGCTCAAATGGTTTTGTGATTGAATACCTTGTTTCTTGCAGGTGATTCCTTTGCCTCTTCCCCCTAGTGACACATCAACCAAAAGAATAGTATAGATAGATGGAACTAGTGAACAAATTGAAGTTGCTAAATAGCTGGTGAACTGCATAGATGTTTTTTCAAGTACAAAATAGATATATATTCTGTTAGTCATCTGACCTTAACTGATCAAAATTCTTAACATTATGATGTTGTGGTGGTATTATATGTATTGTTATTAACTTATTATCCGGGATCTCAAACTAATATGGAACTAGATTTGTAATGCTTTAAACTACAGAGTTTATTGATGTTGATTGACTGAATACAATCTCATGTATTGGTATGCAATGAAATACAATCATAGTTGGCATTGCATTCAAAAGCCCTAACAAAAAAATGATATGGCTGTCTtgattttctatttttcatttttcatttttctttatcCGAAGCATATGAAAACTCCATTTTTCATTTCCCTATAGTAGTGTTGGTCTTTCCTGGATATATGTAATTTAATAGATTAGATTTGATAGGTGGTATTTCTGCATTGATATACCATGTTTTCAATTTCAGTACTGGGAGGACCATTCATAAAACATCATTTGACAGTCAAGTTACCGCTATGGACCATGCTCACACTGGACCGATCATTTTCTGTGGAGATGGGACGGTGTGTTATGGCCTATATTCAttggcagtttttttttttatatatatttttttatgaacTTGCATAACTTTTACTGATGTAGTCTATTGGATAATTTGTTGCAGGGGTTTATATATTCTGTCAGTATGAATTCTCACACAGGAGTATTATCCCGCTCTCATCGGCATTGAAGTAGCAGCAGGCAGAAATCTCCAGTCACAACTGTGGAGTCCTGAAGTTTTTCTCTGTTGGCTCGGGGCCCTGTGTTGCTGACATGTACTCAAGATGGAAGTTTGTCTTTCTTCAGGTTTGGTCGCAGAACTCGACGTTTTTTTACttccattgtttttttttttttttttttaaatactgaCAAGATGATTGGTTTGTCGTAGTGTTGCGCTGGAAATACAAGGTTATTTGGCTCTTCATTGCTCACTCAAATTAACTCCACGAATATACAATATCCGGGCTCTTCATGGGTTATGGAAGCTGCAGTAGTTATGGCACTTGTCCTTGCTAATGGGGGAGTAAGTAGTCTTAAACTAGCTATGCACTTCCAATTCAGGTCAAATTAAATATGAAGTGTAACTTATTCTGGAATGAAATGATATTCCAAGGTGAAGGTCCTGACTGGCAAGACTTTGTTGGGATTATTGTCCTATTAATAATCAATTCAACCATTAGTTTTGTAGAGGAGAATAATGCGGGAAATGCTGCATCAGCTCTTATGGAACGTTTATCTCCAAAGACAAGGGTATGTCTCTTTGATTGATGCCTTCCGCTCACAGATTTTGGCTATGACAGTTTTATGAGGTCTGTTGGTCATGTTTTTCTATAAATTAAGGTAGATCTTTTATTTGTAGCTTGTATCTTTTCTGCAGATGAGTTAAATGCCTCACTAAGCTGCACATGAGTTAAATGCAGACGAGTAGACCACCTACCAGATTTGCAGCAaaggtttttgttcttttttctgcaaTATCTTGTTCCTCATTGAGAATGAAGACTAGTTGCTCTTGTAATATGCAGCATAAGTCTATATGGGGGTCAAGAAAGATTTGTGTCTCTGCAATGGGTCAGCAGGTTTGTGTCTCTGCAAGCTCACTGGCCATTCCGTTTTCTATGACCACTTCTATGATTTGGGTGATTCCGTTCATGATCAGATTGTGAAACTAGTACAGCAGTATAGCTAGCTAGTTCCTTTATTAACTTGTGTCTAGTAGAaatttttcattcattaagcATTTAGACTTGTCTTCAGATCCAGATTAGTATATATGAGTTATTTTGAACTGAAGTTCATGATTAAGTTTGTGTACATGAGATACTagtggattaatggaaattgcaatgaatgattttgaatgtggattttatggtttcatactttcattaatgggcaattttaatttccagaatgcatgcataccaattgtacaggggactactaaaatgtgtcatcacaaactgcaagctacaacaaaagcacaccaaaatgtgtggttgcagctgcacagtgtataacaacaacaaataagtgtgattggacgtgattacagacaatataaaacacgtactattagtggtccttgttatattcagaccacaaaaatttgtcgtctaaataatctcaaacgacagtaaattgtcgtcgtaatgagattgacataacagaaatctattgtctaaaccatttcccaacatcacatatgtataattgaaaaatctttcacacaacacttaaatgtcatacaaatcaaccatagaacgacacttaattgtcctctgatacactttacgaccacatataattgtcgtgtaaagtaaattagcacaacctttaagtgttgttgtatgagagaagacactacatatgagtcttcatatttcttatttaagggcattcagaccacacaaataagtcttgcaatatgcttcacagaatagtatttcaaaaaatatgtcattgttttgtttatcagacaatacaaaaccgttgtttgaatgcttttaaagaaacagatcacaatgttcccaaaatgcaaaactcatcagacgacacattttttatgtcgtctgaaaattcagacgacagaactcttctgtcgttcgatacgcccaagacacgacatcgtactagacgacacattttggttcgttcagacgacagaacagttttGTCGTCTGAAGACCTTTTTGACATAGTGGCAATTGATTTTGAAGCTGTACATTTTCAGCCCAATCTGAACCGTAATGTTGCATATTCCGAACGACAAACACCCCACAATCTGTGGCATTTGGC
This region includes:
- the LOC133719913 gene encoding pre-mRNA-processing protein 40A-like isoform X2 produces the protein MEHVKEKEEKEAKRCKRLADDFFHLLSSIKEITPSSKWEDCKSLHEVSSEYSAIGEESSCKEIIDKHISFAQPSGILLSPGIITLRHISKLSIII
- the LOC133719913 gene encoding pre-mRNA-processing protein 40A-like isoform X1, whose product is MEHVKEKEEKEAKRCKRLADDFFHLLSSIKVKVQQEITPSSKWEDCKSLHEVSSEYSAIGEESSCKEIIDKHISFAQPSGILLSPGIITLRHISKLSIII